In Paenibacillus sp. G2S3, a single window of DNA contains:
- a CDS encoding polysaccharide lyase family 8 super-sandwich domain-containing protein encodes MRKSSLVLVLVLIVDLFSSCVGIHYNADGKASAAASNLILNGSFENTTSALNATWTGVTDSAPVGWSLWVPTGSGKGTNKTANIKIDAGTAHDGTRSMLFDAFSTSRISINQGVTSVIPGKSYRLKVWLKTDNVTGQGAYFRTQYYNTAKVGDGPSSPKITGTHDWTLQQVLLTMPANATKLVIEPFLETGKGKLWIDDVVLEEYAGLTGIALDRTAFSMVKGDTVALLPTLSPLTAADKTVVWTSSNPEAATVDAFGNVTGTGVGSSTIKIATPDGILAAECLVNVESSDTMQAYHKLRLKWYDRLSGGQYDAEDPDIAASISAQAASAATLWESMDKSSGRTFLWSETASTTDSQFITSAYNRLKTMALAYSVEGSELYGNSSLANDIVSAINWMYTNRYNPGKSAYGNWWDWEIGTPQIVNDLMVLMYDHLTPQQINQYLAAIDAFCPDPKTGAVLGVKGTKMTGANLLDKALVVTVRGVIGNNSAKIIQGRDSIGSEYVYTTHGDGVYKDGSLVQHNNIAYTGGYGSVWLKGTADMSFLLTDSPWPITDPNVLNIYEWVAQTYEPVIYNGQFMDSVNGRGISRKGSGSARGLIVTLLRMAETAPENVALSIKQAAKEWISANMAAGNYYDGLSLSDITIVKKLMNDGKIHPRGALIKNQVFAGMDRVVHLREGYGFGLSLFSNRISAFEKGNNENLKGWYTGIGMTYLYDQDLYQYRNDFWPTVNAYRLSGTTTDGSGQGMVPVEWKSYMNPKTWVGGSSLEGLYGAAGMDFSLSQVTGSDLQGKKSWFMFDDEIVALGSGISKTTAGPQSVETIIDNRMLNEAGNNELLINGAAEPSQPGWAETVKNVQWAHLEGNVPGSDVGYYFPDAPSLLAQREARTGSWKEINTTQSDVPVTRNYLSLAFEHGDTPSNGSYSYVLLPNRDIAGTEDYSGNPDIEVLSNTKDVHAVREKKLGITAANFWNAGTVDFIKARNPASVMIQQTDQELIVSVSDPTQSQNLLSLELDVPGLTLLSKDSETEVLQASGNVVITVDVTNSIGATHVIKFNINEGEAPKDEYDELRGRWVDYLTGGSSFDPHNPDIAKSITALSDKISNQVQTGYWDTMNKQMSRTYLWSDKPGSTADAFDTAASYNRLKDMAIAFSTTGSPLYQNMQLKTDILSGLDFLYANWYNETKQEKGNWFEWEIGIPLALGDTMALMFEYLSVDQIASYTKAIDKFCPDPTKRTNQPSLMETGANRLDKALAVVLRGIHNRDSGKIKQGRDAVSQVLPYVTRGDGFYEDGSFIQHNNIAYTGSYGAVLLGDMMKMMTLLTGSSWPLTDVNLKNVYNWVTDSYEPLVYRKQMMDMVFGRSIARGNRQLVPWAHILRLASSAPPEQAARFKSMVKYWFEADTAIESYYEGLRVADIVLLQTLMNDPEVQPSGDLTVHKQFAAMDRIVHHRPGYAFGLSMSSARIANYEAGTENLKGWYTGEGMTYLYNQDLDQYADAFWPTVNAYRLPGVTSDGATRGAAKTTSKTWVGGSSIDGLYGAAGMDLDPDNSTLSGKKSWFMFDDEIVALGAGITSTDNRKVETIVDNRKLKESGDNVLTINGEVKPSALGWSESMNQVHWAHLEGNIPGSGIGYYFPDAPTIDGLQEARTGAWKDINQGGSTEPITRNYASLSIAQGTKPVDQSYSYVLLPNQDQAATARYSSNPDIEIIANTDSVQAVKEQKLELTAMNFWVPGMIESVRAKNPASIIIKESGDELTIAISDPTQSQSVVKVDVGKAALEELMKDPTVTVMQLSPRIELAIDTSGSKGKSHVIKFRIDPNAEPYEPSDSEPDEAAKTKLYVSEDAYVNGGSKAAINYSSVNYLQIRNGSGDTDRRTYLKFDLRPFVGEVGSVKLNVYGKTNDGAGTLSDIGVFGVSDDSWTEATLNYNNAPKIGNQAVLQTFSGPEQWRQFDITSWVGSEFPSDPVISLALRQVGYNLATDIRSRKNENGKYAAYLEILPKDTTPPVTKATVLGESIEGGVYKGKVNIIFDATDLSNGGAVGWGVKRTEYRLNGGAWNTVTESVYIENPGTYGIDYRSVDKAGNVETFRQLQVTIMEPTERASMVISVPEILTVGETGTAVTSVVYSDGSHYIVTEGIIYESSDPNVASIGEDGHIEAKGPGISVISSVYDNMTASYPLKVYDSLPELVSISLSGPASLKIGQSDKVVTTAVYSDNSRHTVTEGVIYESSNRKVVTVTAAGQLQALVPGMVVITAKYGGQQSSLELQILQAEHGTSTAPNPQPQAPSVLDEMPGQLQLNAASLNDLSAAIVYEGKLSVLVLPGMAADILKQKPLRVEASNFNVTLPAAVLQQLQALIPVEQLAGSQIILEASEVEGEVAQRMLASAERQSGAELHQAGEFLDFKLYIVTGDGKKSVIQQFVERVILELNTHPEANRTLLGGYYLPDSGLMEYMGGSWLQGKVALHTEHSGAYAVLEYNKSYDDVPTGHWVYKPVQELSAKHLIQGTGLRKFDPNRLVTRAEFTVMLARLLDLEGESSTVFADVSADQWYAEEVAQAVEAGIVYGVSETYFAPESHISRQEMAVMVMRAYAYVSGKKADLMPVIQFDDLSAAATWARESIIAAQVLGFVQGRSDRQFDPGGSATRAESAMILHNLLTIKIEN; translated from the coding sequence ATGCGGAAATCAAGTCTGGTTTTAGTGTTAGTTCTCATTGTTGATCTTTTTTCTTCATGCGTAGGAATTCATTACAACGCTGATGGTAAAGCCTCAGCGGCTGCGTCTAATCTCATACTTAACGGAAGTTTTGAAAATACAACGTCAGCCCTGAATGCAACTTGGACAGGGGTTACTGACTCGGCTCCGGTGGGTTGGAGCTTATGGGTTCCTACCGGCAGTGGAAAGGGCACGAATAAAACAGCAAATATTAAGATCGACGCTGGGACAGCGCATGATGGAACCCGGTCCATGCTGTTCGATGCCTTTTCCACAAGCAGGATTTCTATCAATCAGGGGGTAACTTCGGTTATCCCCGGTAAATCCTACAGACTTAAAGTCTGGTTGAAGACTGACAATGTAACCGGTCAGGGCGCCTACTTTAGAACACAGTATTATAATACCGCCAAAGTGGGGGATGGACCTTCCTCTCCTAAAATAACAGGCACGCATGACTGGACCCTGCAGCAAGTACTTCTAACTATGCCGGCCAATGCGACGAAGCTTGTCATCGAGCCTTTTTTGGAAACTGGAAAAGGAAAGCTATGGATAGATGATGTCGTATTGGAGGAATATGCGGGACTTACGGGGATTGCGCTGGATCGTACGGCCTTCTCGATGGTCAAAGGGGACACGGTTGCATTACTGCCGACTTTATCCCCCTTAACGGCGGCGGACAAAACGGTAGTATGGACTTCGAGCAATCCCGAAGCTGCGACTGTGGATGCTTTCGGCAATGTGACAGGTACGGGGGTAGGCTCTTCGACCATCAAGATCGCCACACCAGACGGTATCCTTGCAGCTGAATGCCTGGTGAATGTCGAATCCTCTGACACGATGCAGGCTTACCATAAACTGCGGCTGAAATGGTATGACCGGCTAAGCGGTGGCCAATACGATGCGGAAGATCCTGACATAGCTGCTAGTATAAGCGCACAGGCAGCTTCGGCAGCTACGCTGTGGGAAAGTATGGACAAATCATCCGGACGAACTTTCTTGTGGAGCGAAACCGCAAGCACTACGGATTCGCAATTTATTACAAGCGCTTACAACCGCTTGAAGACTATGGCATTGGCCTATTCTGTGGAGGGATCGGAACTATACGGCAACAGTTCTTTGGCGAATGATATTGTAAGCGCAATCAATTGGATGTACACAAACCGTTACAATCCGGGCAAAAGCGCTTATGGGAACTGGTGGGACTGGGAGATTGGCACTCCGCAGATTGTGAATGATCTTATGGTGCTGATGTATGACCACCTAACGCCGCAGCAAATCAATCAATATCTTGCGGCTATTGATGCCTTTTGTCCGGATCCGAAAACAGGAGCCGTACTTGGTGTAAAGGGTACGAAGATGACGGGTGCCAACCTGCTTGATAAAGCGCTTGTGGTCACGGTAAGAGGCGTTATTGGTAACAATAGTGCGAAGATCATTCAGGGCCGTGATTCCATAGGCTCAGAGTATGTATACACTACTCATGGAGACGGTGTATACAAGGACGGTTCACTCGTACAGCATAATAATATTGCCTATACAGGAGGTTATGGTTCGGTCTGGCTCAAAGGCACGGCGGATATGTCCTTTCTGCTGACTGATTCACCATGGCCGATAACGGACCCGAATGTACTGAACATTTACGAATGGGTGGCCCAGACGTATGAGCCGGTGATCTATAATGGTCAGTTTATGGACTCAGTTAATGGAAGGGGCATTTCCAGAAAAGGGAGCGGCAGCGCTAGGGGATTGATTGTTACCTTGCTGCGAATGGCTGAAACTGCACCGGAGAATGTTGCATTATCTATCAAGCAAGCGGCGAAAGAATGGATCTCAGCAAATATGGCAGCCGGAAATTATTATGACGGGTTGTCTCTTTCCGATATAACAATTGTCAAAAAACTGATGAATGACGGGAAGATCCATCCAAGAGGAGCACTGATTAAGAATCAGGTATTCGCCGGTATGGACCGGGTTGTTCATTTACGCGAAGGTTACGGCTTTGGCCTGAGCCTGTTCTCCAATCGTATCTCGGCCTTTGAGAAAGGGAACAACGAGAACCTAAAAGGGTGGTATACAGGGATTGGGATGACCTATTTATACGATCAGGATCTCTACCAATACCGCAATGACTTCTGGCCTACCGTCAATGCTTATCGCTTGTCTGGAACGACAACTGATGGGTCGGGGCAAGGGATGGTACCTGTGGAGTGGAAAAGCTACATGAATCCGAAGACCTGGGTGGGAGGATCTTCGCTGGAAGGTCTGTACGGTGCAGCCGGCATGGATTTCTCGCTATCCCAAGTGACCGGCAGCGACTTGCAGGGCAAGAAATCCTGGTTCATGTTCGATGATGAGATTGTGGCACTCGGTTCGGGAATTTCCAAAACAACAGCCGGCCCGCAGTCTGTCGAGACGATCATCGATAACCGGATGCTGAACGAAGCGGGGAATAACGAACTTCTAATCAATGGAGCCGCAGAACCGTCACAGCCCGGATGGGCAGAGACAGTGAAGAACGTTCAATGGGCCCATCTGGAAGGCAATGTACCAGGCTCCGACGTCGGGTATTATTTCCCCGACGCTCCAAGTCTCTTAGCTCAGCGTGAAGCCAGAACCGGCAGCTGGAAAGAGATAAATACCACCCAATCCGATGTTCCCGTTACACGGAACTATTTAAGCCTGGCATTTGAGCATGGAGATACGCCTTCGAATGGCTCATATTCTTATGTTCTGTTGCCTAATCGTGACATTGCCGGTACTGAAGACTATAGTGGCAACCCGGATATCGAAGTGCTGAGCAACACCAAGGATGTGCATGCAGTCAGAGAGAAAAAGCTGGGCATAACCGCCGCTAATTTCTGGAATGCCGGAACGGTGGATTTCATCAAGGCACGCAATCCAGCTTCCGTGATGATTCAGCAGACCGATCAGGAGCTTATCGTTTCGGTGTCTGATCCTACACAATCGCAAAACCTATTGTCCCTAGAACTGGATGTACCAGGGTTGACATTGCTCAGCAAAGACAGCGAGACGGAAGTGTTGCAAGCTTCGGGAAATGTAGTTATCACTGTAGATGTGACGAATTCCATAGGGGCAACGCATGTCATAAAATTTAATATTAATGAAGGAGAGGCTCCGAAAGACGAATATGATGAGCTTCGTGGAAGATGGGTAGATTATTTAACCGGAGGGAGTTCCTTCGATCCACATAATCCGGACATCGCCAAGTCGATAACAGCTTTATCCGATAAGATAAGCAATCAGGTGCAAACCGGGTACTGGGATACGATGAATAAGCAAATGAGCCGTACTTATCTATGGAGTGATAAGCCGGGCAGTACGGCGGATGCTTTTGATACGGCGGCGTCTTATAACCGGTTGAAGGACATGGCCATTGCTTTTTCAACAACCGGGTCGCCTTTGTATCAGAATATGCAGTTAAAAACAGATATTCTGAGCGGTTTAGACTTCCTATACGCTAATTGGTATAACGAAACCAAACAGGAGAAAGGAAACTGGTTCGAATGGGAGATCGGCATTCCGCTTGCCTTGGGAGATACGATGGCCTTGATGTTCGAGTATTTGTCCGTTGATCAGATTGCCAGCTATACCAAAGCCATCGATAAGTTCTGCCCGGACCCGACCAAACGGACGAATCAACCCTCTTTGATGGAAACCGGCGCGAATCGGTTGGATAAAGCACTGGCAGTAGTCCTGAGGGGCATTCACAATCGTGACAGCGGGAAGATCAAACAGGGACGGGATGCCGTTAGCCAGGTATTGCCCTATGTAACCCGCGGAGACGGATTCTATGAGGACGGCTCCTTTATCCAGCATAATAATATAGCTTATACCGGCAGCTACGGGGCTGTACTGCTTGGCGATATGATGAAGATGATGACCTTGCTGACCGGGTCCTCTTGGCCGCTGACTGATGTCAATCTGAAGAATGTATATAACTGGGTAACGGATTCTTATGAACCCCTTGTCTATAGAAAACAAATGATGGATATGGTGTTCGGCAGATCGATAGCCCGGGGGAACAGACAACTCGTGCCTTGGGCGCATATTCTTCGGTTGGCTTCCTCCGCGCCACCGGAGCAAGCGGCTCGATTTAAATCGATGGTGAAATATTGGTTCGAAGCCGATACAGCAATAGAAAGTTATTACGAGGGTCTAAGAGTCGCGGATATTGTCTTGCTCCAGACGCTTATGAATGATCCAGAGGTGCAGCCATCGGGAGACCTTACTGTGCACAAGCAATTTGCAGCTATGGATCGGATTGTCCATCACCGGCCTGGATATGCCTTCGGGCTCAGCATGTCTTCGGCCCGAATCGCCAACTATGAAGCCGGGACGGAGAACCTGAAGGGTTGGTATACGGGTGAGGGCATGACCTATCTGTATAATCAGGATCTGGATCAATATGCTGATGCATTCTGGCCGACCGTGAATGCTTACCGTCTACCTGGGGTTACCTCGGATGGGGCAACGCGTGGTGCAGCCAAGACTACATCAAAGACATGGGTTGGAGGATCCTCCATAGACGGTCTTTACGGAGCGGCCGGCATGGATCTGGATCCGGATAATAGCACATTGTCCGGTAAAAAGTCCTGGTTCATGTTCGACGATGAAATCGTAGCGCTTGGGGCAGGTATTACAAGCACGGATAACCGCAAGGTGGAGACAATCGTAGATAACCGCAAGCTGAAGGAGAGCGGTGACAATGTACTTACGATCAACGGCGAGGTAAAGCCTTCTGCTCTGGGTTGGTCTGAGTCAATGAATCAGGTACATTGGGCACATCTGGAAGGGAATATTCCCGGCTCGGGGATCGGTTATTATTTCCCAGATGCACCAACGATAGACGGTCTGCAGGAGGCCCGGACTGGCGCTTGGAAGGATATTAATCAAGGGGGATCAACGGAGCCGATCACTAGAAATTATGCCAGCCTGTCGATTGCTCAGGGAACGAAGCCTGTGGATCAATCGTATTCGTACGTGCTGCTACCGAATCAGGATCAAGCGGCGACAGCGCGTTATAGCAGCAATCCCGACATCGAAATTATTGCCAATACGGATAGTGTTCAGGCCGTAAAGGAACAGAAGCTGGAACTTACGGCTATGAACTTCTGGGTTCCGGGAATGATCGAATCCGTGCGCGCCAAGAATCCAGCTTCCATCATCATCAAGGAGTCTGGAGATGAACTGACGATAGCTATTTCGGACCCGACCCAATCCCAATCTGTGGTGAAGGTGGATGTCGGTAAAGCCGCGCTGGAAGAACTAATGAAAGATCCAACCGTGACCGTAATGCAACTCTCACCGAGGATCGAACTCGCAATTGATACAAGCGGCTCCAAAGGGAAAAGCCATGTTATCAAGTTCAGAATTGATCCGAATGCCGAGCCTTATGAGCCCTCTGATTCGGAACCGGACGAAGCGGCCAAAACGAAGTTGTATGTGTCTGAAGATGCGTATGTCAACGGAGGATCGAAAGCCGCAATCAATTATAGTTCGGTCAATTACCTGCAAATCAGAAATGGCAGTGGGGACACGGACAGAAGAACTTATCTAAAATTCGATCTGAGACCATTTGTCGGCGAAGTAGGTTCAGTGAAGCTGAACGTATACGGAAAGACGAATGATGGGGCTGGCACATTGTCGGATATCGGTGTCTTTGGAGTTAGTGATGATTCATGGACAGAGGCAACGCTGAATTACAATAATGCTCCGAAAATCGGCAATCAGGCCGTGCTGCAGACCTTTTCCGGGCCGGAGCAGTGGCGGCAGTTCGATATCACCTCATGGGTTGGCTCGGAGTTCCCTTCCGATCCCGTTATAAGTCTGGCTCTTAGGCAGGTAGGTTATAATCTCGCCACAGACATAAGGAGCCGCAAGAATGAGAATGGCAAATACGCCGCATATCTGGAGATATTGCCGAAGGATACAACACCTCCGGTCACAAAAGCCACCGTACTTGGAGAATCAATAGAAGGGGGCGTATATAAGGGCAAAGTGAATATCATCTTCGATGCGACCGACCTATCCAATGGGGGAGCTGTCGGCTGGGGGGTTAAGCGGACGGAGTACCGGCTCAACGGCGGTGCATGGAATACGGTCACTGAAAGCGTATATATTGAGAACCCAGGAACCTACGGCATTGATTACCGTTCGGTGGACAAGGCTGGCAATGTGGAAACATTCCGGCAGCTTCAGGTGACGATCATGGAGCCAACTGAAAGAGCTTCAATGGTAATCAGCGTCCCGGAAATCCTGACTGTTGGGGAGACTGGAACGGCGGTTACTTCGGTTGTATACAGCGATGGCAGCCATTATATAGTAACCGAAGGCATCATCTATGAAAGTAGCGATCCTAATGTTGCAAGTATAGGCGAAGATGGCCATATTGAAGCAAAAGGCCCAGGGATTTCGGTTATTTCCTCCGTATATGATAATATGACCGCTTCCTATCCGTTAAAAGTGTATGATTCGCTACCGGAGCTCGTCTCGATTTCGTTAAGCGGTCCGGCATCTTTGAAAATAGGTCAGAGCGATAAGGTGGTCACTACGGCGGTATATAGCGACAATAGCCGCCATACGGTAACCGAGGGTGTGATCTACGAGAGCAGCAATAGGAAGGTAGTTACAGTAACGGCAGCGGGGCAGCTGCAAGCGCTCGTTCCGGGCATGGTTGTTATTACTGCAAAGTACGGAGGCCAGCAGAGCAGCCTTGAGCTTCAAATTCTACAAGCGGAGCATGGAACTTCAACGGCTCCGAATCCGCAACCACAAGCGCCTTCTGTACTTGACGAAATGCCAGGACAACTGCAACTAAATGCAGCCTCTTTGAATGATCTTTCGGCTGCGATTGTGTATGAGGGTAAATTGAGCGTGCTAGTATTGCCGGGCATGGCAGCGGATATTCTCAAGCAGAAGCCTCTTCGGGTTGAGGCTTCTAACTTCAATGTGACCCTTCCGGCGGCGGTGCTTCAACAGCTGCAGGCATTAATTCCTGTGGAGCAATTGGCCGGTAGCCAGATCATTCTGGAGGCTTCTGAGGTAGAAGGGGAAGTGGCACAACGAATGCTGGCCAGCGCGGAGCGACAATCCGGCGCAGAGCTGCACCAGGCAGGTGAGTTCCTTGACTTTAAGCTCTATATTGTCACAGGAGACGGGAAAAAGAGCGTCATTCAACAATTTGTAGAGCGGGTTATATTAGAGCTTAACACTCATCCTGAAGCGAACAGGACATTGCTTGGTGGCTATTACTTGCCTGATTCCGGACTAATGGAGTATATGGGCGGTTCCTGGCTGCAGGGGAAAGTGGCTCTGCATACGGAACATTCCGGTGCATATGCCGTGCTGGAATACAACAAATCGTATGACGATGTTCCCACCGGACATTGGGTATATAAGCCTGTCCAAGAACTGTCCGCTAAACATCTGATTCAAGGCACTGGGCTAAGGAAGTTCGATCCTAATCGCTTAGTGACCCGTGCGGAATTTACGGTTATGCTTGCCCGCCTGCTGGATCTTGAAGGGGAATCATCTACAGTATTTGCAGATGTATCTGCGGATCAGTGGTATGCGGAGGAAGTGGCGCAGGCTGTAGAAGCAGGGATAGTTTACGGGGTAAGTGAAACCTACTTTGCTCCGGAATCCCATATTTCTCGCCAAGAAATGGCGGTCATGGTGATGCGCGCTTACGCGTATGTCAGTGGAAAAAAGGCTGACCTAATGCCGGTGATTCAATTTGACGACCTGAGCGCGGCTGCCACATGGGCCCGTGAATCGATAATTGCCGCCCAGGTCCTTGGATTCGTCCAGGGCCGGAGTGACCGGCAATTCGATCCGGGAGGCTCAGCAACTCGAGCTGAAAGCGCAATGATTCTGCACAATCTGCTTACAATCAAGATTGAAAATTAA
- a CDS encoding DUF421 domain-containing protein produces the protein MQAHMDIVLRTVVAMIMLLVIAKILGKQTISNLTFHDFVTGIILGSLAANLAFNKDLKSSYMIVALIVITATSFLLSIIAIKSRRMRSWISGSPTVLIENGKILEGNMKKVRYSLDSLDQAMREKEIFNLEVIEYAVLEDNGMVSVLKKQEYQYVTRKDLKLHSVSQSFPVELIMDGILMENNLKENGLTKEWLENELRRKGKGISDVFYGVRGTQQQLVFDYYEDGINKPIDKE, from the coding sequence ATGCAGGCGCATATGGATATTGTGCTTCGTACTGTGGTCGCTATGATCATGCTGCTTGTGATAGCTAAGATATTGGGTAAACAAACGATTTCTAATTTGACGTTTCATGATTTCGTGACAGGCATTATATTAGGATCGCTTGCGGCAAACCTGGCTTTTAATAAAGACCTGAAGTCGTCATATATGATCGTGGCGCTTATTGTTATCACAGCTACATCCTTTCTGCTGTCTATCATCGCTATAAAGAGTCGTAGAATGAGAAGCTGGATCTCAGGATCACCCACGGTACTTATCGAAAACGGGAAAATTCTTGAAGGGAATATGAAAAAGGTAAGGTATTCGTTGGACTCTTTGGATCAGGCAATGAGGGAAAAGGAGATTTTTAATCTAGAGGTAATAGAGTACGCCGTGCTAGAGGATAACGGAATGGTGTCTGTATTAAAGAAACAAGAATACCAATATGTTACCCGAAAAGATTTGAAGCTTCATTCGGTCTCTCAGAGCTTTCCCGTTGAATTAATTATGGATGGAATACTAATGGAAAATAATCTTAAAGAGAATGGACTGACTAAAGAATGGCTGGAGAACGAATTAAGGCGAAAGGGGAAAGGGATCTCCGACGTATTTTACGGGGTAAGAGGAACGCAGCAGCAGCTTGTTTTTGATTATTATGAAGACGGGATAAACAAACCGATTGATAAAGAATAG
- a CDS encoding alpha-N-arabinofuranosidase codes for MADRAILNTDIRKGTISKNIYGHFSEHLGRCIYEGIWVGEDSPIPNTNGIRNDVVKALKEIQIPVLRWPGGCFADEYHWKDGIGDREVRKRMINTHWGGTVENNHFGTHEFMELCEMLECEPYINGNVGSGTVQEMSEWVEYLTFGGVSPMSELRQQNGHQEPWAVTYFGVGNENWGCGGNMRPEYYADLYRQYQTYVRNYGDNRIHRIACGPNVDDYHWMEVLMREATRFMDSITLHYYTIPGPAWENKGAATGFETSEWFSTLEKALRMDELITKHGVIMDKYDPDKRVGLIVDEWGTWYDVEPGTNPGFLYQQNSIRDALVAGVTLNIFHKHSDRVRMANIAQTINVLQAVILTEGEKMLLTPTYHVFNMFKVHQDAELLDLTIDSGTYSFEGREIPEVSASASVTDAGIIHVSLCNLNHAASATVPLELRGLSGQKVEVTGTTLTGNKIDAHNTFSQPDAVVPQAFTAFTLEGDFLNVELAPMSVTVLEITPKA; via the coding sequence ATGGCAGATCGCGCAATCCTTAACACAGACATTCGCAAAGGTACGATAAGCAAAAATATTTACGGACATTTCTCTGAGCATCTAGGACGTTGTATTTATGAAGGCATTTGGGTCGGAGAAGATTCACCGATTCCTAACACTAACGGTATTCGTAATGATGTTGTGAAAGCGCTTAAAGAAATACAAATTCCAGTACTCCGCTGGCCGGGTGGATGTTTTGCAGATGAATATCATTGGAAAGATGGTATTGGTGATCGCGAAGTTCGTAAGCGCATGATCAATACGCATTGGGGCGGCACGGTTGAGAATAACCATTTTGGTACACATGAATTTATGGAATTATGTGAGATGCTGGAATGTGAGCCTTATATCAATGGTAATGTGGGAAGTGGAACGGTTCAAGAGATGTCCGAATGGGTAGAGTATTTAACCTTTGGCGGTGTCTCACCGATGTCTGAGCTTCGCCAGCAGAATGGTCATCAAGAGCCTTGGGCTGTCACTTATTTTGGCGTCGGTAATGAGAACTGGGGCTGCGGCGGGAATATGCGTCCAGAATATTATGCAGATCTCTATCGCCAATATCAAACGTATGTACGTAATTATGGGGACAATCGTATTCACCGGATCGCTTGTGGTCCTAACGTGGATGATTATCACTGGATGGAAGTTCTGATGCGTGAGGCTACACGCTTTATGGACTCGATTACCCTTCATTATTATACGATTCCTGGTCCAGCGTGGGAGAATAAAGGGGCAGCAACAGGCTTTGAAACTAGCGAATGGTTTAGCACTTTAGAGAAGGCCCTCCGCATGGATGAGCTGATTACTAAACATGGCGTTATTATGGACAAATATGACCCAGATAAAAGAGTAGGCCTTATCGTTGACGAATGGGGAACTTGGTATGATGTTGAGCCAGGTACGAACCCAGGATTCCTATATCAACAGAATTCGATTCGGGATGCTCTTGTAGCTGGCGTGACCCTGAATATTTTCCATAAACACAGTGATCGGGTAAGGATGGCAAATATTGCGCAGACCATTAACGTGCTTCAAGCGGTGATTTTAACTGAAGGAGAAAAAATGCTGCTAACGCCTACCTATCATGTATTTAATATGTTTAAAGTCCATCAGGATGCTGAGTTGTTGGATTTAACAATCGATAGTGGGACTTATAGCTTTGAGGGTCGCGAGATTCCTGAAGTATCTGCTTCAGCTTCCGTAACAGACGCTGGCATCATTCATGTCAGTCTTTGCAACTTGAATCACGCTGCATCAGCTACTGTGCCTCTCGAGCTTCGTGGTCTATCCGGGCAGAAGGTTGAAGTGACTGGCACTACGCTCACAGGTAACAAGATAGATGCTCATAATACATTTAGTCAGCCAGATGCTGTCGTACCGCAAGCTTTTACAGCCTTTACACTTGAAGGCGATTTTCTTAATGTAGAGCTGGCTCCAATGTCAGTAACTGTGCTGGAGATTACGCCGAAGGCATAA
- a CDS encoding DUF6171 family protein: MSTTSACKGCRDDYKVTEAQIERILSSSMFKTELCVPDEVYAERISLCGTCPKLHEGVTCVACGCIIPVVAKLKERACPLPGGGLWGSFI; the protein is encoded by the coding sequence ATGTCAACAACATCTGCATGCAAGGGGTGTCGAGACGATTATAAGGTTACCGAAGCACAGATAGAGCGTATCCTGTCATCATCCATGTTTAAGACAGAGCTTTGTGTTCCAGATGAAGTTTACGCTGAACGGATTTCTCTTTGTGGAACTTGCCCTAAGCTGCATGAGGGTGTGACTTGCGTCGCTTGTGGCTGCATTATTCCTGTTGTAGCTAAGCTTAAGGAACGTGCCTGTCCACTGCCTGGTGGCGGATTATGGGGATCCTTCATTTAA